A genomic window from Rhizobium sp. Pop5 includes:
- the cyoA gene encoding ubiquinol oxidase subunit II — protein sequence MPKLVKFSRLLSVLPLLFLAGCNMVVMAPSGDIAMQQRDLIVISTVLMLLIIVPVIFLTLFFAWRYRRSNTAATYDPEWHHSTRLEIVIWAAPLAIIIALGAVTWISTHKLDPYRPLDRLDAQRTIPADTKPLTVEVVALDWKWLFFYPELGIATVNELAAPVDMPINFKITSSSVMNSFYIPALAGQIYAMPGMETKLHAVINREGEYEGFSANYSGAGFSHMRFKFHGLNREGFDAWVAQVKQQGTALNRDAYLKLEKPSEKEPVRYYASADADLYNAILNMCATPGKMCMNEMMHIDMTGGGGKESAENREKLQYDHRHADEGTVMPAATDAPAQTEPPKSTDNVSMQHDMPGMQGMPGMDMQHQGHSMPGMSNGADPAPAQLNNNN from the coding sequence GTGCCAAAACTCGTGAAGTTTTCCCGCCTTCTATCCGTCTTGCCGCTGCTTTTCCTGGCAGGATGCAACATGGTGGTCATGGCGCCTTCCGGCGATATCGCCATGCAACAGCGCGATCTCATCGTCATCTCGACGGTGCTGATGCTGCTGATCATCGTTCCGGTGATCTTCCTGACGCTGTTTTTCGCCTGGCGCTACCGCCGCTCCAACACGGCCGCGACCTACGATCCGGAATGGCACCATTCGACCCGCCTTGAAATCGTCATCTGGGCAGCACCCCTTGCGATCATCATCGCGCTCGGCGCCGTCACCTGGATTTCCACGCATAAGCTCGATCCTTATCGCCCGCTCGATCGTCTCGATGCGCAGCGCACCATTCCCGCGGATACCAAGCCGCTGACCGTCGAGGTCGTGGCGCTCGACTGGAAATGGTTGTTCTTCTATCCCGAACTCGGCATTGCCACCGTCAACGAGCTCGCCGCTCCGGTCGACATGCCGATCAATTTCAAGATCACCTCTTCATCGGTGATGAACTCCTTCTATATCCCCGCCCTTGCCGGCCAGATCTATGCCATGCCCGGCATGGAGACGAAGCTGCATGCCGTGATCAACCGGGAAGGCGAGTATGAGGGCTTCTCCGCCAATTACAGCGGCGCCGGCTTCTCGCACATGCGCTTCAAATTCCATGGCCTCAACCGCGAAGGTTTCGATGCCTGGGTGGCGCAGGTCAAGCAGCAGGGCACGGCGCTCAACCGCGATGCCTATCTGAAGCTCGAAAAGCCGAGCGAGAAGGAGCCGGTGCGCTACTATGCCAGCGCCGATGCGGATCTTTACAACGCCATCCTCAATATGTGCGCCACACCGGGCAAGATGTGCATGAACGAGATGATGCACATCGACATGACGGGCGGCGGCGGCAAGGAAAGCGCTGAGAATCGCGAGAAGCTGCAATATGACCACCGTCACGCCGACGAAGGCACTGTAATGCCCGCCGCAACGGACGCTCCGGCGCAGACGGAGCCGCCGAAGAGCACCGATAACGTCAGCATGCAGCACGATATGCCCGGCATGCAGGGCATGCCCGGAATGGACATGCAGCATCAGGGTCATTCCATGCCCGGCATGAGCAATGGCGCCGATCCTGCGCCGGCGCAGCTCAACAATAACAATTAA
- a CDS encoding cyclic nucleotide-binding domain-containing protein, with product MLLRDEVEMLRRVPIFARIAPAKLKLLAFTSDRMTYKAGQDLFHQGDVGDAAYVILSGSADIIVSSPAGEIKVADVELNSIVGEIAILCDVSRTATVRATSPLEVLRISKEHFLKLLSDFPEMAVEIMRVLADRLNHTTAELTAARAAKQPQMAQ from the coding sequence ATGCTGTTAAGAGACGAAGTCGAAATGCTGCGACGGGTGCCGATCTTTGCGAGGATTGCGCCGGCGAAACTCAAGCTTTTGGCCTTCACCTCCGACCGCATGACCTACAAGGCCGGTCAAGATCTCTTTCATCAGGGCGATGTCGGCGACGCCGCTTATGTCATCCTTTCGGGGAGCGCCGATATCATCGTTTCCTCTCCGGCCGGCGAGATCAAAGTCGCCGATGTCGAGCTCAACTCCATCGTCGGCGAGATCGCCATCCTCTGCGATGTCTCGCGCACGGCAACGGTGCGGGCCACCTCCCCACTCGAAGTGCTGCGCATCAGCAAGGAGCACTTCCTGAAGCTGCTGAGCGACTTCCCCGAAATGGCAGTCGAAATCATGCGCGTACTGGCCGACCGCCTGAACCACACCACCGCCGAACTGACAGCGGCAAGGGCGGCGAAACAGCCGCAGATGGCGCAGTAA
- a CDS encoding type II toxin-antitoxin system RelE/ParE family toxin, translating into MKLVWRAKAESDRKRAIQFIADQNVRAALIQLDEIERQTDLLIDQPEIGRPGRIDGTRELVISRTSFIVIYRVRKEVKQVEILRLVHGAQQ; encoded by the coding sequence GTGAAGCTCGTCTGGCGTGCGAAAGCTGAGTCCGATCGCAAAAGAGCAATTCAGTTTATCGCCGACCAGAATGTCCGCGCCGCATTAATTCAGCTTGATGAGATCGAGCGTCAGACCGATCTGCTCATCGATCAGCCGGAGATTGGCCGGCCCGGGCGAATCGATGGGACGCGTGAACTGGTCATTTCACGCACATCTTTTATCGTGATCTATCGTGTCCGCAAGGAAGTCAAACAAGTGGAAATCTTGCGCCTCGTTCACGGCGCGCAGCAATGA
- a CDS encoding MFS transporter has protein sequence MATASHYGPSSSSLERDARRIHDDKPVSPGSIAVGVVIGRMSEFFDFFVYGLASVLVFPQLVFPFAPDRLTATLYSFAIFSLAFLARPVGSVVFMTIDRMYGRGTKLTIALFLLGGSTASIAFLPGYDEIGFWSIALLALFRLGQGFALGGAWDGLASLLALNAPANHRGWYAMIPQLGAPIGFALASILFGYFVANLSSEDFLSWGWRYPFFVAFAINVVALFARLRLVMTKEFGTLLEQHELEAAPILEVLRVHGRDILIGAFVPLASFAMFHLVTIFPLGWMSLYGNQPIGAFMVVQVVGAMVGIVAIITSGLIADRIGRRAQLAICAVIIAVFSFVGPILIASGNNGHDAFVIIGFGVLGLSFGQATGSISSRFGRGYRYTGAAFTSDLAWLVGAGFAPLVALSLSSRFGLTFVGYYLLSGAICTLAALAFSKALEQRE, from the coding sequence ATGGCAACAGCATCGCATTACGGACCGTCGTCGTCATCGCTGGAACGCGACGCACGACGCATTCACGACGACAAGCCGGTTTCCCCGGGCAGCATCGCTGTCGGCGTGGTGATCGGCCGCATGTCGGAATTCTTTGATTTCTTCGTCTACGGTCTCGCCTCGGTCCTGGTCTTTCCACAGCTGGTCTTTCCCTTCGCGCCGGACCGGCTGACGGCCACGCTCTATTCCTTCGCTATCTTCTCGCTCGCCTTCCTGGCCCGCCCGGTCGGCTCCGTCGTCTTCATGACGATCGACCGGATGTACGGCCGCGGCACCAAGCTGACGATCGCGCTCTTCCTGCTCGGCGGCTCCACGGCCTCGATCGCGTTTCTGCCGGGTTATGACGAGATCGGCTTCTGGTCGATCGCGTTGCTGGCGCTCTTCCGTCTCGGACAGGGCTTTGCGCTCGGTGGCGCCTGGGACGGCCTTGCCTCGCTGCTCGCGCTCAATGCGCCGGCCAATCACCGCGGCTGGTATGCGATGATCCCGCAGCTCGGCGCGCCGATCGGTTTTGCGCTGGCAAGCATCCTGTTCGGCTATTTCGTCGCCAATCTTTCCAGTGAGGATTTCCTTTCCTGGGGTTGGCGCTATCCCTTCTTCGTCGCCTTCGCGATCAACGTCGTGGCGCTGTTTGCGCGTCTGCGCCTGGTCATGACCAAGGAATTCGGCACGCTCTTGGAGCAGCACGAGCTGGAAGCCGCGCCCATCCTGGAGGTGCTGCGCGTTCACGGCCGCGACATCCTGATCGGCGCCTTCGTGCCGCTCGCGAGCTTTGCCATGTTCCACCTCGTCACCATCTTCCCGCTTGGCTGGATGAGCCTTTACGGCAATCAGCCGATCGGTGCCTTCATGGTGGTGCAGGTGGTCGGCGCTATGGTCGGGATCGTCGCGATCATCACCTCGGGGTTGATCGCCGACCGTATCGGCCGGCGCGCACAGCTTGCCATCTGCGCGGTCATCATCGCCGTCTTCAGCTTCGTCGGGCCGATCCTGATCGCGTCGGGCAACAACGGCCATGACGCTTTCGTCATCATCGGCTTCGGCGTTCTCGGTCTTTCCTTCGGCCAGGCGACGGGTTCGATCTCGTCCCGTTTCGGCCGCGGCTATCGCTATACGGGCGCTGCCTTCACTTCGGACCTTGCCTGGCTGGTTGGCGCCGGTTTTGCGCCGCTGGTGGCCCTCAGCCTCTCCAGCCGCTTCGGCTTGACCTTCGTCGGCTACTATCTGCTGTCCGGCGCCATCTGCACGCTGGCGGCGCTCGCCTTCAGCAAGGCGCTGGAGCAGCGCGAATAG
- a CDS encoding PAS domain-containing sensor histidine kinase yields the protein MEVLDRHDTSLTEEGRFRLLVDAITDYAIYMLSPEGIITSWNTGAQRFKGYKPSEILGEHFSRFYLEEDRAAGIPEMALATAKEIGRYEGEGWRLRKNGSRFWAHVIIDPIRRPSGELIGFAKITRDLTERRAAENAIRQSEEQFRRLIQGVSDYAIYMLDPEGNVSSWNFGAERIKGYRPGEIIGRHFSTFYTPEDRAAGMPETALNVARAEGRFEREGWRVRKDGTRFWASVVIDVIRDDDGQVLGFAKITRDITEKMETQRALEQAREELFQSQKMEAIGQLTGGIAHDFNNLLMAVIGSLEILKKRMPQDLSLTSLVDNAMQGAQRGAALTQRMLAFSRRQELHVEPIDVSGLVRGMMDMLSRSLGPLTVIDTFFPVRLPTILTDPNQLEMAILNLVVNARDAMPSGGRIVLRASEEPAPPSKSRLSPGRYVRIAVTDEGEGMDAKTLEQAVTPFFTTKGVGKGTGLGLSMVQGLTSQSGGHLFLKSKPGEGTTAELWFPVAVAERTTETAAELPQREQGARDSLRILAVDDDGLVLMNTTLMLEDLGHTVFEATAGSEALDILHRQPVDLVICDHAMPRMTGAQLAQAIRNEWPEMPIILATGYAELPEGAGMINLPRLGKPFSQAQLADAINRIAS from the coding sequence ATGGAAGTGCTGGATCGACATGATACGTCTCTTACCGAAGAGGGACGCTTTCGCCTTCTGGTCGATGCCATCACCGACTACGCCATCTATATGCTGAGCCCCGAGGGCATCATAACCAGCTGGAACACCGGCGCGCAGCGTTTCAAGGGCTACAAGCCCTCCGAAATTCTGGGAGAGCATTTTTCCCGTTTTTATCTGGAAGAGGACCGCGCCGCGGGAATTCCGGAGATGGCTCTCGCCACCGCGAAGGAGATCGGCCGATACGAGGGCGAGGGTTGGCGCCTGCGCAAGAATGGCAGCCGCTTTTGGGCTCATGTCATCATCGACCCGATCCGCCGTCCTTCCGGCGAACTCATCGGTTTTGCCAAGATCACCCGCGACCTGACCGAACGCAGGGCCGCGGAAAACGCGATCCGTCAGAGCGAGGAGCAGTTCCGCCGGCTGATCCAGGGCGTTTCGGATTATGCGATCTATATGCTCGATCCCGAGGGCAATGTCAGCAGCTGGAATTTCGGCGCCGAGCGGATCAAGGGTTATCGGCCGGGCGAAATCATCGGCCGGCATTTCTCGACCTTCTATACACCGGAGGACCGGGCAGCCGGCATGCCGGAAACCGCGCTCAACGTCGCGCGTGCCGAAGGCCGGTTCGAGAGGGAAGGCTGGCGCGTTCGCAAGGACGGCACACGTTTCTGGGCCAGCGTCGTCATCGACGTCATCCGGGACGACGACGGCCAGGTGCTCGGTTTCGCCAAGATCACCCGTGACATTACCGAAAAAATGGAAACGCAGCGGGCGCTGGAGCAGGCGCGCGAAGAGCTGTTCCAGTCGCAGAAGATGGAGGCGATCGGGCAGCTGACTGGCGGCATCGCCCATGACTTCAACAATCTGCTGATGGCTGTCATCGGCAGTCTCGAAATCCTGAAGAAGCGCATGCCGCAGGATCTCTCGCTGACGTCGCTGGTCGACAATGCCATGCAGGGCGCCCAGCGCGGGGCGGCTCTGACGCAGCGCATGCTTGCCTTTTCCCGCCGGCAGGAACTGCATGTGGAGCCGATCGACGTTTCCGGCCTAGTCCGCGGCATGATGGATATGCTCAGCCGTTCGCTCGGCCCACTCACTGTGATCGACACGTTTTTCCCGGTCAGGCTGCCGACGATCCTGACCGACCCGAATCAGCTGGAGATGGCTATCCTCAATCTCGTCGTCAACGCGCGCGATGCCATGCCGTCGGGTGGGCGGATCGTGCTGCGCGCTTCAGAGGAACCGGCGCCGCCGAGCAAGAGCCGGCTGTCGCCCGGCCGCTACGTCCGCATCGCGGTGACGGATGAAGGCGAGGGCATGGATGCAAAGACGCTCGAGCAGGCGGTCACCCCATTCTTCACCACCAAGGGAGTTGGCAAGGGCACCGGCCTTGGCCTTTCCATGGTGCAGGGCCTTACAAGCCAGTCCGGCGGCCACCTTTTTCTGAAGAGCAAGCCCGGCGAAGGCACGACGGCCGAATTGTGGTTCCCGGTCGCCGTTGCCGAACGGACGACGGAAACGGCTGCCGAGCTGCCGCAGCGTGAGCAAGGCGCGAGGGACAGCCTGCGCATCCTCGCCGTCGATGACGACGGTCTGGTGCTGATGAATACGACGCTAATGCTCGAGGATCTCGGCCATACCGTGTTCGAGGCAACGGCGGGCTCCGAGGCCCTCGACATCCTCCACAGGCAGCCGGTCGACCTGGTCATCTGCGATCACGCCATGCCGCGCATGACGGGAGCTCAACTTGCACAGGCGATCCGCAACGAATGGCCGGAAATGCCGATCATCCTCGCAACCGGTTACGCCGAGCTTCCGGAAGGCGCCGGCATGATAAATCTGCCTCGGCTCGGCAAGCCGTTCTCGCAGGCCCAGCTAGCCGACGCGATCAACCGGATCGCCTCATGA
- the cyoC gene encoding cytochrome o ubiquinol oxidase subunit III, translating into MSDQTIDTAEKPEFYLTEDHHPEGSTNLGFWLYLMSDCLIFAVLFATHGVLGRNYAAGPSPADLFDLSIVALNTSMLLFSSITYGFAMLQMERNAKAETLFWLAVTGLFGAAFIGLELYEFIHLIHEGAGPTRSAFLSSFFTLVGTHGLHVTFGIIWLITLMVQVSMHGLVEANRRRLMCLSMFWHFLDVVWIGVFSFVYLLGVLG; encoded by the coding sequence ATGAGCGATCAAACTATCGACACGGCCGAAAAGCCTGAATTCTACCTGACGGAAGATCATCATCCCGAGGGGAGCACCAATCTCGGCTTCTGGCTCTACCTGATGAGCGACTGCCTTATCTTCGCGGTGCTGTTTGCGACGCACGGCGTGCTCGGCCGCAACTATGCCGCCGGTCCGTCGCCGGCCGATCTCTTCGATCTGTCGATCGTTGCCCTCAACACCTCGATGCTGCTCTTCTCCTCGATCACCTACGGCTTTGCCATGCTGCAGATGGAGCGGAACGCAAAAGCGGAAACGCTGTTCTGGCTCGCCGTCACCGGCCTGTTCGGTGCAGCCTTCATCGGGCTCGAACTCTACGAGTTCATCCATCTGATCCATGAAGGCGCCGGACCGACGCGCAGCGCCTTCCTCTCCTCCTTCTTCACGCTGGTCGGCACGCACGGGCTGCACGTCACCTTCGGCATTATCTGGCTCATCACGCTGATGGTGCAGGTGTCGATGCACGGGTTGGTCGAGGCCAACCGCCGGCGGCTGATGTGCCTTTCGATGTTCTGGCACTTCCTCGACGTCGTCTGGATCGGCGTCTTTTCCTTCGTCTATCTGCTCGGAGTTCTCGGATGA
- a CDS encoding SURF1 family protein — MSKAPPEKIERRRSPAKLAIFCLCLTLLAAALAALGTWQVQRLAWKRDLITRVDQRVHAASVPAPGRADWDKVNPADDEYRRVTVAGMLANDKETLVYASTAVGPGYWVMTPLTIAGGTSILINRGFVPTERRDPASRREGELSGPIEITGLMRMTEPKGSLLQSNDIAADRWYSRDVAAIAEKRGIGVVAPYFIDADATPNPGGLPVGGLTVIHFPNNHLVYAVTWYGLAAMVLGLLGFILRGEIGRRSRGRHGTPPRPHS; from the coding sequence ATGAGCAAGGCTCCCCCGGAAAAGATCGAGAGACGGCGCTCGCCGGCAAAACTTGCGATCTTCTGCCTGTGCCTGACATTGCTTGCCGCGGCCCTGGCAGCCCTCGGCACCTGGCAGGTGCAGCGCCTTGCCTGGAAACGCGATCTTATCACCCGCGTCGACCAGCGTGTGCATGCCGCGTCCGTACCGGCGCCGGGGCGTGCCGATTGGGATAAGGTCAATCCCGCAGACGACGAATATCGGCGGGTGACTGTTGCCGGAATGCTGGCGAACGACAAGGAGACGCTGGTCTATGCCTCGACGGCGGTCGGCCCGGGATATTGGGTGATGACGCCGCTGACGATTGCCGGCGGGACGTCGATCCTCATCAACCGCGGCTTCGTGCCGACCGAGAGACGCGATCCAGCCTCGCGCCGCGAGGGCGAACTGTCAGGCCCGATCGAGATTACCGGACTGATGCGGATGACGGAGCCGAAGGGATCGCTGCTGCAATCCAACGACATCGCCGCCGACCGGTGGTATTCACGCGATGTCGCGGCGATCGCTGAGAAGCGCGGCATCGGCGTGGTCGCACCCTATTTCATCGATGCGGACGCCACTCCCAATCCCGGCGGCCTGCCTGTCGGCGGTCTCACGGTTATACATTTTCCCAACAACCATCTCGTTTACGCGGTCACCTGGTACGGGCTGGCGGCGATGGTGCTCGGCCTGTTGGGTTTCATCCTGCGCGGCGAAATCGGAAGGCGAAGCCGGGGCCGGCATGGCACGCCCCCTCGCCCGCACTCATGA
- the cyoB gene encoding cytochrome o ubiquinol oxidase subunit I, whose translation MFSNPDLLKFIFGRLTLDAIPYHEPILVVTFIGVVIGGLAVLGAITYFKFWGPLWHDWICSVDHKKIGIMYVILAVIMLLRGFSDAILMRIQQAIAFNGSEGYLPPHHYDQVFTAHGVIMIFFVAMPFVTGLMNFVVPLQIGARDVSFPFLNNFSFWMTTAGAIIIMLSLFIGEFAQTGWLAYPPLSGAAYSPGVGVDYYIWGLQVAGVGTTLSGINLIATIVKMRAPGMTFMKMPVFTWTALCTNVLIVASFPILTATLALLSLDRYAGTNFFTNDLGGNPMMYINLIWIWGHPEVYILVLPAFGIFSEVVATFSGKRLFGYASMVYATCVIMILSYIVWLHHFFTMGSGASVNSFFGITTMIISIPTGAKIFNWLFTMYRGRIRFEVPMLWTVGFMVTFVIGGMTGVMLAVPPADFVLHNSLFLIAHFHNVIIGGVLFGMFAGVNYWFPKAFGFKLDPFWGKMSFWFWQIGFWFAFMPLYVLGLMGVTRRMSQFDDPSLQIWFIVAAFGVGLIALGIASFLIQIVVSFMKREELRDDSGDPWDGRTLEWSTSSPPPEYNFALTPVVHDHDSWYDMKNRGYERPLGGFKPIHMPKNTGTGAILSAISVALAFGLIWYMWWLVVASFVALLVVAIGHTFNYKRDFYIPAENVTETEGKRTALLAEQV comes from the coding sequence ATGTTTTCCAATCCTGACCTCCTGAAGTTCATCTTCGGCCGGTTGACCCTCGATGCTATCCCCTATCACGAGCCGATCCTGGTCGTGACCTTCATCGGCGTCGTCATCGGCGGCCTCGCCGTGCTTGGCGCCATCACCTATTTCAAGTTCTGGGGTCCGCTCTGGCACGACTGGATCTGCAGCGTCGATCACAAGAAGATCGGCATCATGTATGTGATCCTCGCCGTCATCATGCTGTTGCGCGGCTTTTCCGATGCGATCCTGATGCGCATCCAGCAGGCGATCGCCTTCAACGGTTCGGAGGGCTACCTGCCGCCGCACCACTACGACCAGGTCTTCACCGCCCACGGCGTCATCATGATCTTCTTCGTGGCGATGCCCTTCGTCACCGGCCTCATGAACTTCGTGGTGCCGCTGCAGATCGGCGCGCGCGACGTCTCCTTCCCCTTCCTCAACAATTTCTCCTTCTGGATGACCACCGCCGGCGCGATCATCATCATGCTGTCGCTCTTCATCGGCGAATTCGCTCAGACGGGCTGGCTTGCCTACCCGCCGCTGTCGGGCGCTGCCTATAGTCCGGGTGTGGGCGTCGACTATTATATCTGGGGCCTGCAGGTGGCCGGTGTCGGAACGACGCTTTCGGGCATCAACCTGATCGCCACCATCGTCAAAATGCGCGCGCCGGGCATGACCTTCATGAAGATGCCGGTCTTCACCTGGACGGCGCTCTGCACCAACGTGCTGATCGTCGCCTCTTTCCCGATCCTGACGGCCACGCTCGCACTGCTGTCGCTCGACCGTTATGCGGGAACGAACTTCTTTACCAACGACCTCGGCGGCAATCCGATGATGTATATCAACCTCATCTGGATCTGGGGCCATCCGGAGGTTTACATTCTCGTGCTGCCGGCCTTCGGCATCTTCTCGGAAGTGGTCGCCACCTTCTCCGGCAAACGCCTCTTCGGCTACGCCTCCATGGTCTATGCGACCTGCGTGATCATGATCCTGTCCTACATCGTCTGGCTGCACCACTTCTTCACGATGGGCTCGGGCGCTAGCGTCAACTCCTTCTTCGGCATCACCACGATGATTATCTCCATCCCGACAGGGGCGAAGATATTCAACTGGCTCTTCACCATGTATCGCGGCCGCATCCGCTTCGAGGTGCCGATGCTGTGGACGGTCGGCTTTATGGTGACCTTCGTCATCGGCGGCATGACCGGCGTCATGCTGGCGGTGCCGCCGGCCGACTTCGTGCTGCACAATTCGTTGTTCCTCATCGCCCACTTCCACAACGTCATCATCGGCGGCGTTCTCTTCGGCATGTTCGCCGGCGTGAACTACTGGTTCCCGAAGGCCTTCGGCTTCAAGCTCGATCCCTTCTGGGGCAAAATGAGCTTCTGGTTCTGGCAGATCGGTTTCTGGTTCGCCTTCATGCCGCTCTATGTGCTGGGCCTGATGGGCGTCACCCGCCGCATGAGCCAGTTCGACGATCCCTCGCTGCAGATCTGGTTCATCGTCGCCGCCTTCGGTGTCGGCCTGATCGCGCTTGGCATTGCCAGCTTCCTGATCCAGATCGTCGTCAGCTTCATGAAGCGCGAGGAATTGCGCGACGACAGCGGCGATCCCTGGGACGGCCGTACGCTCGAATGGTCGACCTCCTCGCCGCCGCCGGAGTACAATTTCGCCCTGACGCCCGTCGTGCATGATCATGACAGCTGGTACGACATGAAGAACCGCGGCTACGAGCGCCCGCTCGGCGGCTTCAAGCCGATCCATATGCCGAAAAACACCGGCACCGGCGCGATCCTGTCCGCCATCAGCGTCGCGCTCGCCTTCGGCCTGATCTGGTACATGTGGTGGCTGGTCGTCGCCTCCTTCGTCGCCCTGCTCGTCGTCGCGATCGGCCATACCTTCAACTACAAACGCGATTTCTACATCCCCGCCGAAAACGTGACCGAAACGGAAGGCAAGCGCACTGCACTGCTTGCCGAGCAGGTGTAA
- the cyoD gene encoding cytochrome o ubiquinol oxidase subunit IV → MSSQAPAHEDAHEAHHGHSHGHQAGHGTFRSYMVGFVLSVILTAIPFWLVMSGVFDSPAVTAMLVMGIGAIQIVVHMVFFLHMNPRSEGGWTMMALIFTMVIVAIALAGSLWVMHHLNTNMMPMSPEMMKNMP, encoded by the coding sequence ATGAGTTCACAAGCACCCGCACATGAGGATGCCCACGAGGCTCATCACGGCCACAGCCACGGGCATCAGGCCGGCCACGGCACCTTCCGCAGCTATATGGTGGGCTTCGTGCTCTCCGTCATCCTGACCGCCATTCCCTTCTGGCTGGTCATGTCAGGCGTTTTCGATAGCCCGGCGGTGACGGCAATGCTGGTGATGGGCATAGGGGCGATCCAGATCGTCGTCCATATGGTCTTCTTCCTGCATATGAATCCCAGGAGCGAAGGCGGTTGGACGATGATGGCGCTGATCTTCACCATGGTCATTGTCGCAATCGCGTTGGCCGGCTCCCTCTGGGTCATGCATCATCTCAACACCAACATGATGCCGATGAGCCCCGAGATGATGAAGAACATGCCGTGA